A window of Prolixibacter sp. SD074 contains these coding sequences:
- a CDS encoding pentapeptide repeat-containing protein, with the protein MKEAEHDNQVFDGIDYSRQTIGGEEYYDCTFRNCNLSEANLSNSDFNDCIFENCNLGLVKLTNTGLKNVSFKNCKLIGIDFNTCNPFLLYVKFLKCRLDYAGLYHMKLKETTFEECSLVEANFSESDLTNASFRECNLTNAIFDFTDLTHADFRNAHHYTIDPERNKMKQAKFSHSGLAGLLGKYNLRIE; encoded by the coding sequence ATGAAAGAAGCGGAGCATGACAATCAAGTGTTTGACGGTATCGATTACAGCCGGCAGACCATCGGCGGGGAAGAGTATTACGATTGTACTTTCAGGAACTGTAATCTTTCCGAAGCCAATCTTTCAAATAGTGATTTCAATGACTGCATATTTGAAAACTGTAATCTGGGCCTGGTCAAATTAACCAATACCGGCCTGAAAAATGTTTCCTTTAAAAATTGCAAACTAATCGGCATTGATTTCAATACCTGCAATCCTTTTCTTCTTTACGTAAAATTTTTAAAATGCCGGCTCGATTATGCCGGCCTTTACCACATGAAACTCAAAGAGACGACGTTTGAAGAGTGTTCGCTCGTTGAAGCCAATTTTTCGGAAAGCGATTTAACAAACGCTTCCTTCCGGGAATGTAATTTAACCAACGCGATTTTTGATTTTACGGATCTGACCCATGCTGATTTCCGGAACGCTCACCATTATACCATCGATCCGGAACGAAATAAAATGAAACAGGCAAAATTCTCTCATTCCGGACTTGCCGGCTTACTTGGAAAATATAACCTGCGCATTGAATAG
- a CDS encoding glycoside hydrolase family 15 protein, which translates to MDNLNYGIVGNCKSAALVSKDGSLDWLCLPKFDSSSVFGRLLDDEKGGHMAILPEKLSESKQFYLPRTNILCTRFECEDGIFEVHDFMPRYENQKEKYYSPPDIIRYFRHITGNPSFRIVYDPRLEYAEFETKTVVNEHYVKSNTNKGPYDSLYMYTSFDKQKLVAGEVLHLPEDQFILVSYNQKLLKQDVKRAYLKLMRTQVYWLNWSERTTRFKEYNDEINRSALTLKLLSYEKTGAVLAALTTSLPETIGEERNWDYRFCWIRDASMVVRIMTGLGHLSLTKHYLDFIISLLPEKDERIQIMYGINGEKKLSEKVLKHLKGYEGSCPVRIGNAAYKQKQNDIYGILVDVVYQQFKLFPASLEYSEELWTLVRNVVKMVERNWQKPDKGIWEFRNESRHFTFSKVLCWVAIDRAVKIGNLLKQEELFTDWERLRDRIRDSILKNAWSEEKQSFTQSYGSEDLDASVLLMESYGFVQASDPRFKSTVLAVQRELEYNGLMYRYKNADDFGEPQSAFTICSFWLVNSLYKSGYKEEARERFNQLLLYSNHLGLFSEDLDFKTKRMLGNFPQAYSHMAMIESAITISEGELSMEEIIREAIK; encoded by the coding sequence ATGGATAACTTGAATTATGGAATAGTAGGGAACTGCAAAAGCGCGGCATTGGTATCCAAAGATGGCTCACTCGATTGGTTATGTCTGCCCAAATTTGATTCATCGTCAGTCTTTGGACGCTTGTTGGATGATGAAAAGGGGGGACACATGGCCATCCTGCCTGAGAAATTAAGCGAATCGAAACAATTTTACCTCCCGAGGACCAATATCCTTTGTACCCGGTTTGAGTGTGAAGACGGTATTTTCGAGGTGCATGACTTTATGCCACGATATGAGAATCAGAAGGAGAAATATTATTCTCCGCCCGATATCATTCGCTACTTCAGGCACATTACCGGCAATCCCTCCTTCCGTATTGTTTACGATCCGCGGCTCGAATATGCCGAATTTGAAACGAAGACAGTCGTCAACGAGCATTATGTAAAATCCAATACCAACAAAGGCCCTTACGATTCGCTTTATATGTACACCAGTTTCGACAAGCAGAAGCTGGTAGCTGGTGAAGTGCTTCACCTTCCGGAAGATCAGTTCATCTTGGTAAGTTACAACCAGAAGCTGTTGAAACAGGATGTGAAAAGGGCTTACCTGAAGTTGATGCGGACGCAGGTCTACTGGTTGAACTGGTCGGAGCGGACCACGCGGTTCAAGGAATACAATGATGAGATTAACCGGAGCGCACTTACGCTGAAGCTGCTCAGTTACGAGAAAACCGGTGCCGTGCTGGCCGCATTAACCACTTCGTTACCGGAAACAATTGGGGAAGAGCGAAACTGGGATTACCGTTTCTGTTGGATTCGCGATGCATCCATGGTGGTTCGTATTATGACGGGACTTGGCCACCTGAGCCTGACGAAGCATTACCTTGACTTCATTATCAGTTTGCTGCCCGAAAAAGATGAGCGCATTCAAATCATGTATGGTATCAACGGTGAAAAGAAACTCTCGGAGAAGGTTTTGAAGCACCTGAAAGGATACGAAGGTTCATGCCCGGTGCGAATCGGAAATGCGGCGTACAAGCAGAAGCAGAACGATATTTACGGTATTTTAGTCGATGTGGTTTACCAGCAATTCAAACTTTTCCCGGCCAGTTTGGAATACAGCGAAGAGTTGTGGACGCTGGTTCGGAATGTCGTAAAAATGGTAGAACGCAACTGGCAGAAACCCGACAAGGGAATATGGGAGTTCCGCAACGAGAGCAGACATTTCACCTTTAGTAAAGTGCTTTGTTGGGTGGCTATCGATCGTGCAGTGAAAATTGGTAATTTGCTCAAGCAGGAAGAGCTTTTCACGGACTGGGAACGGCTGAGAGACCGCATTCGCGATAGTATTTTAAAAAATGCATGGTCGGAAGAGAAACAGTCGTTTACGCAGTCATATGGAAGTGAGGATTTGGATGCATCGGTACTTTTGATGGAATCATACGGATTTGTTCAGGCTTCCGATCCACGGTTTAAAAGTACGGTACTTGCCGTACAACGAGAGTTGGAGTACAACGGATTGATGTATCGTTATAAAAATGCGGATGATTTTGGCGAACCGCAGTCGGCATTTACTATCTGCTCATTCTGGTTGGTAAACAGTCTTTACAAGTCGGGCTACAAAGAAGAAGCACGCGAAAGGTTTAATCAGCTGTTGTTGTATTCCAATCATTTAGGACTTTTTAGCGAAGATCTGGATTTTAAAACAAAACGGATGTTGGGAAATTTTCCGCAGGCTTATTCCCACATGGCCATGATTGAATCGGCCATAACAATTTCGGAAGGTGAACTAAGTATGGAAGAGATTATCCGGGAAGCCATAAAATAA
- a CDS encoding Crp/Fnr family transcriptional regulator: MDTFECTCERCHLRTLFFRHISKNEIRSICTQKVEHNYEKGDVILREGDPIKNFLYLKEGLVKLSRTTGDDKEQIISFAKPFDFVSLLSVFSSDSFHYTVTAIEDSTTCELDLGQVKEIARENGVFTLDLMTRVSEATDRIILDNLEIKQKHLHGRVAYVLLFFADKVYNRDDFELPISRKEIAEYIGMTTENVIRTLSEFKKDKIIRIFGKEIDITDRERLVSISLHG; this comes from the coding sequence ATGGACACCTTTGAATGCACCTGTGAACGATGCCACCTAAGAACCCTGTTCTTCAGGCATATCTCAAAAAATGAGATTCGTTCAATCTGCACTCAGAAAGTAGAGCACAACTATGAAAAAGGCGATGTGATTCTTCGAGAGGGAGATCCCATCAAAAACTTTCTTTATCTGAAAGAAGGCCTGGTTAAGCTTTCAAGAACAACCGGTGATGATAAAGAACAGATTATCAGCTTTGCCAAGCCGTTTGATTTTGTCAGCCTGCTGAGTGTTTTCTCTTCAGACAGCTTCCATTACACAGTTACAGCCATCGAAGATTCGACAACTTGCGAACTGGATCTGGGGCAGGTGAAGGAAATCGCCCGCGAAAATGGTGTTTTTACCCTCGATTTAATGACACGCGTCAGCGAAGCAACTGACCGAATTATCCTGGACAACCTGGAGATCAAACAAAAACATCTTCACGGGCGTGTCGCTTACGTATTACTATTCTTTGCAGACAAGGTTTACAATCGTGATGATTTCGAATTACCCATTTCCCGCAAGGAGATTGCTGAATACATTGGCATGACGACCGAGAATGTGATTCGCACCCTCTCAGAGTTTAAAAAGGACAAGATTATTCGGATTTTTGGGAAAGAAATCGATATCACCGACCGGGAGCGGCTGGTGAGTATCTCCCTTCACGGATAG
- a CDS encoding TusE/DsrC/DsvC family sulfur relay protein, translating to MAEKNYAGKTVEVTDEGYLTNPADWTEEMAKEMAKEAGIELTDKHFEVLNYLRKQFETGEALTIRKVGKSGIVDIKGLYQLFPGGPLKISSKLAGIPKPTSCV from the coding sequence ATGGCAGAAAAGAACTATGCAGGCAAGACAGTTGAAGTGACTGACGAAGGCTATTTGACAAATCCGGCTGACTGGACTGAAGAGATGGCAAAAGAGATGGCAAAAGAAGCTGGAATTGAACTGACAGATAAACATTTTGAAGTATTGAATTATCTGCGTAAGCAATTTGAAACCGGGGAAGCGCTGACCATTCGTAAGGTTGGTAAATCAGGTATTGTCGACATTAAGGGGCTTTATCAGCTCTTTCCCGGAGGTCCGTTGAAAATTTCATCGAAACTGGCCGGTATACCGAAACCCACCAGTTGCGTTTAA
- a CDS encoding NAD(P)/FAD-dependent oxidoreductase, translated as MKRILILGAGTAGTMMANKLRKVLDRDEWEITIVDKHRTHYYQPGFLFIPFGIYNKQDVIKPKADFIPTGVKVVFSEVDRIEAEESKVCLADGSVLLYDYLIIATGTETRPDETPGLTGKLWGKEIFDFYTVDGAVELQKFFKQWEGGKLVLAITELPYKCPVAPIEFVCLADAYFTEKGIRDKVDITFVTPLAGAFTKPIATKMLSELLAEKNIKVVPDFYLEKVDNEKKAIVSYDEQEIPFDVLTIVPMNMGNSVIERSGLGDDMNYVPTDKHTLRSEKYENIFVLGDAADLPTSKAGSVAHFAADILFENLMSAIEGRPLMAKFDGHANCYIETGFGKGALIDFNYDTEPLPGTFPLPGIGPFGLLKNTKINHYGKVMFRWMYWHILLRGKELPIDPLMTMAGKKMIK; from the coding sequence ATGAAACGCATATTAATATTAGGAGCGGGTACTGCTGGCACGATGATGGCCAATAAGTTGAGAAAAGTCCTTGACAGGGATGAGTGGGAGATTACCATCGTTGATAAGCACCGTACTCACTATTACCAACCAGGTTTTTTGTTTATTCCTTTCGGGATATACAATAAGCAGGATGTAATCAAACCCAAAGCCGATTTTATTCCGACGGGCGTAAAAGTGGTTTTTTCGGAAGTTGACCGCATCGAGGCCGAAGAAAGCAAGGTTTGCCTGGCAGACGGAAGCGTTTTATTGTATGACTACCTGATTATTGCAACCGGTACGGAAACCCGTCCTGACGAAACTCCTGGCTTGACTGGTAAATTGTGGGGTAAAGAAATTTTCGATTTCTATACCGTTGATGGTGCTGTTGAATTGCAAAAATTCTTCAAACAGTGGGAAGGCGGCAAATTGGTATTGGCTATTACAGAACTGCCTTATAAATGTCCGGTTGCGCCAATCGAGTTTGTCTGTTTGGCTGATGCATACTTCACGGAAAAGGGAATTCGCGATAAGGTTGATATAACCTTCGTTACTCCGCTGGCAGGAGCATTTACGAAGCCGATTGCCACTAAGATGCTGAGCGAATTATTGGCAGAAAAGAATATCAAGGTTGTTCCGGATTTTTATCTGGAGAAAGTCGATAACGAGAAGAAAGCCATTGTTTCATACGACGAGCAGGAGATTCCGTTCGATGTGTTAACCATCGTTCCCATGAACATGGGAAATTCAGTTATCGAGCGAAGCGGACTGGGCGATGATATGAATTATGTGCCTACCGATAAGCATACATTGCGTTCGGAAAAATACGAGAACATATTTGTATTGGGTGATGCAGCCGACCTACCTACATCCAAAGCCGGTAGTGTCGCTCACTTTGCGGCTGACATTCTTTTCGAGAACCTGATGAGCGCAATCGAAGGTCGTCCGCTGATGGCCAAATTCGACGGACACGCCAACTGTTACATCGAAACAGGGTTCGGAAAAGGTGCCCTTATCGATTTCAACTACGATACCGAACCACTTCCGGGTACGTTCCCCTTGCCGGGAATCGGTCCGTTTGGTTTGCTGAAAAATACCAAAATCAATCACTACGGAAAAGTGATGTTCCGCTGGATGTACTGGCATATTCTCCTTCGGGGGAAAGAGTTACCCATCGATCCGTTAATGACGATGGCAGGTAAGAAAATGATAAAATAA
- a CDS encoding DsrE/DsrF/DrsH-like family protein, protein MSEHTETPLKKVLIICAKGALEDVYAALVMANGAVMEGIETKLFFTFFGLDGITKKRMNKLHTATLGNPAMRMPGGMQFPSLLGIIPGVESGVSSMMRKGMDDLDMPPVDEFLEMITAGGGEVFACKLAVDMFKLKKEDLSEEVKDIITIGQVYEMAGGENTQIIFT, encoded by the coding sequence ATGAGTGAACATACAGAAACACCCCTGAAAAAGGTACTGATTATATGTGCTAAAGGAGCATTGGAAGATGTATATGCTGCATTGGTAATGGCCAATGGAGCCGTGATGGAAGGCATTGAAACAAAATTGTTCTTTACTTTCTTCGGCCTTGATGGAATTACCAAAAAGCGAATGAATAAACTGCATACCGCTACATTGGGAAATCCAGCTATGCGGATGCCGGGAGGAATGCAGTTTCCGTCGCTGCTGGGTATCATTCCCGGAGTGGAGAGTGGCGTATCGTCCATGATGCGTAAAGGAATGGATGATCTGGATATGCCCCCGGTGGATGAGTTTTTGGAGATGATTACTGCTGGCGGGGGTGAAGTATTTGCCTGTAAACTGGCTGTTGACATGTTCAAACTCAAGAAGGAAGATTTGAGCGAAGAGGTGAAAGACATCATTACCATCGGCCAGGTCTATGAAATGGCTGGTGGCGAAAATACCCAAATCATCTTTACCTGA
- a CDS encoding dipeptidase, with the protein MDYINKYIEENKERFLEELFELISIPSISSIAQHKPDMYKAAGYWKKLMLDAGADKADVYETDGNPVTYGEKIIDPAKPTVLVYGHMDVMPVDPIEKWNTEPFKAEVKEGKIWARGAEDNKGQSFMHAKAFELMVKNNTLPCNVKFMIEGEEEVGSPNLGKFCEEHKEMLQADIILVSDTSMIARDIPSITTGLRGLAYWQVEVTGPNRDLHSGLFGGAVANPINVLSQMIAGMVDENNRVTIPGFYDDVLEVSAEERAKLAEAPFDEEEYKQAIGVKVLDGEKGFSTHERTGIRPSFDLCGIWGGYMGEGAKTVLPSKAFAKISSRLVPDQDHEKMAVVFKEYFESIAPDTVTVEVTPLHGGKAYVCPIDLPAYRAAEKACEDVFGRTPVPVRSGGSIPIISTFEEILGIKAILMGFGLESDAIHSPNENFPLENFYNGIRTIPLFYKYFAEGEK; encoded by the coding sequence ATGGATTACATTAATAAATATATTGAAGAGAACAAAGAGCGGTTCCTCGAGGAGTTGTTTGAACTGATAAGTATTCCGTCCATCAGTTCCATTGCTCAGCACAAGCCGGACATGTACAAAGCAGCCGGGTACTGGAAGAAACTGATGCTCGATGCCGGTGCCGATAAAGCAGATGTTTACGAAACGGATGGCAATCCGGTAACCTACGGTGAGAAAATTATCGATCCGGCTAAGCCGACGGTATTGGTATATGGTCACATGGATGTGATGCCGGTCGATCCGATCGAGAAGTGGAACACGGAACCATTTAAGGCTGAGGTTAAAGAAGGGAAAATCTGGGCCCGTGGGGCTGAAGACAACAAAGGACAATCGTTCATGCATGCCAAAGCTTTCGAGTTGATGGTAAAGAACAATACACTTCCTTGTAATGTGAAGTTTATGATTGAGGGGGAAGAAGAAGTTGGTTCTCCCAATCTGGGTAAATTCTGCGAAGAGCATAAAGAAATGCTGCAAGCGGATATCATTCTGGTTTCGGATACCAGTATGATTGCCCGTGATATTCCTTCGATTACAACTGGTTTGCGCGGCTTGGCATACTGGCAGGTTGAAGTCACCGGCCCAAATCGTGATTTGCACTCCGGATTGTTTGGCGGAGCCGTAGCCAATCCAATTAATGTATTGAGTCAGATGATTGCCGGCATGGTTGATGAAAATAATCGCGTGACTATCCCCGGTTTTTATGACGATGTGTTGGAGGTTTCTGCGGAAGAACGTGCCAAGCTGGCTGAAGCTCCGTTCGATGAAGAAGAATACAAACAAGCCATTGGCGTGAAGGTGCTTGATGGGGAGAAGGGATTTTCAACCCACGAACGGACAGGAATTCGTCCTTCGTTTGATTTATGTGGAATTTGGGGCGGTTACATGGGCGAGGGAGCCAAAACGGTATTGCCGTCCAAAGCTTTTGCAAAAATCAGCAGTCGCCTGGTCCCGGACCAGGATCATGAGAAAATGGCTGTGGTGTTCAAGGAATATTTCGAATCCATCGCTCCCGATACAGTAACCGTTGAGGTAACTCCTTTGCATGGAGGTAAAGCGTACGTTTGTCCAATTGATCTGCCTGCATACCGTGCTGCAGAAAAAGCCTGTGAAGATGTGTTTGGCCGGACCCCTGTTCCGGTTCGCAGTGGGGGAAGTATACCCATCATTTCCACATTTGAGGAAATTTTGGGAATTAAGGCCATTCTGATGGGATTTGGATTGGAATCAGACGCAATTCATTCTCCCAACGAAAACTTTCCGCTGGAAAACTTCTATAATGGGATTAGGACGATTCCGCTTTTCTATAAATATTTCGCCGAAGGTGAAAAATAA
- a CDS encoding peptidylprolyl isomerase translates to MTKRAEIHTAKGVMKVNFYEEDAPNTVENFMKLSKEGFYDGLTFHRVIPDFVIQGGCPKGDGTGGPGYKIKCELDGNNQYHDRGVLSMAHAGRDTGGSQFFICHNRQNTAHLDRKRTCFGKVYEGLDVIDEIRPGDEIEKIVIIED, encoded by the coding sequence ATGACAAAACGTGCTGAGATTCATACCGCGAAAGGGGTAATGAAAGTGAACTTTTACGAAGAGGATGCCCCGAATACCGTAGAAAACTTCATGAAGTTATCGAAAGAGGGATTTTACGACGGGTTGACTTTTCACCGTGTAATTCCGGATTTCGTCATTCAGGGTGGTTGCCCTAAAGGCGATGGGACCGGTGGCCCGGGTTACAAAATCAAATGCGAACTGGATGGCAACAATCAATATCATGATCGCGGTGTGCTATCGATGGCCCACGCTGGCCGCGACACCGGAGGTTCGCAGTTCTTCATTTGCCACAATCGGCAAAACACAGCTCACCTTGATCGTAAACGTACCTGTTTTGGTAAAGTTTACGAAGGCCTGGATGTTATTGACGAAATTCGCCCCGGCGATGAAATCGAAAAGATTGTCATCATCGAAGACTAA
- a CDS encoding bifunctional alpha,alpha-trehalose-phosphate synthase (UDP-forming)/trehalose-phosphatase: MSKIHIVSNRLPYSIKDTENGFSLKPSVGGLATGMKSIYKDYHGSWIGWPGVAKEDHSTKELEQIDALLKKENCVPVHLSHEEINLYYEGFSNRTIWPLFHYFTQFADFNAETWEAYKAVNQKMADATISIIEDGDSVWVHDYQLLLVPEMIKSKKPNVTIGFFLHIPFPSFEVFRTLPWRKELVKGMLGADLVGFHVYDYERHFFSTVRRLFGYEISFNQIHVEDRIILADAFPMGIDYDKFHDAALATHQKPLQEKSRLHQELEKYFLTSPDRRLILSIDRLDYTKGIPNRLKAFARFLEKYTEFRYKVTLVMLAVPSRGQVDHYQQLKKEVDELVGSINGLYGSINYTPVWYFYRSLPFENLIELYSSCDVALITPVRDGMNLVAKEYVASRTNKSGVIILSEMAGVAKEMGEAIIINPNDENDMAESIYQALTMPLDEQRERMSYLQDRIKRYDIFKWAHEFVKSLNIARDIQSDFLAKRINPKIQEQLVADYAKAQNRAIFLDYDGTLTSFRKNPQDASPDEELHKLLKQLEKDEHNDVTLISGRDRATLEKWMDGHKVNLICEHGVWVKNFGGTWETLTNISNSWMDMVRPILENFVDRTPGSFIEEKNYSLVWHYRKAEQEQGELRANELKDELTNLVSNHNLEIMEGNKVIEVKNGGINKGVAALDFLHNKNYDYVLAMGDDWTDEYMFRELPRDAITIKVGLKHTSATYNLESVKTVRAFLASLAKI, translated from the coding sequence ATGAGCAAAATTCATATTGTTTCCAACCGGCTACCGTACAGCATCAAAGATACGGAAAACGGTTTTTCTCTGAAACCGAGCGTTGGAGGACTGGCCACCGGGATGAAATCAATTTACAAAGATTACCATGGCTCATGGATTGGTTGGCCCGGAGTGGCCAAAGAAGACCACTCAACAAAGGAACTTGAACAAATTGATGCCTTACTGAAAAAAGAAAATTGTGTCCCGGTACATTTAAGCCACGAAGAGATCAATCTTTATTACGAAGGCTTTAGCAACCGGACCATTTGGCCCCTCTTTCACTACTTCACACAGTTTGCCGACTTTAATGCTGAAACCTGGGAAGCTTATAAAGCTGTCAACCAAAAAATGGCTGATGCCACCATTTCGATTATAGAGGACGGCGATTCTGTTTGGGTACACGACTATCAATTGCTACTGGTACCCGAAATGATTAAATCGAAGAAGCCCAACGTGACGATTGGCTTTTTCCTCCACATTCCTTTCCCTTCATTCGAGGTTTTCAGGACGCTTCCATGGCGTAAAGAGCTCGTCAAGGGAATGCTGGGAGCCGATTTGGTCGGTTTTCATGTGTATGATTACGAACGACACTTTTTCAGTACGGTGCGCCGGCTGTTTGGGTACGAAATATCGTTCAACCAAATTCACGTCGAAGATCGGATTATCCTCGCCGATGCTTTTCCGATGGGAATCGATTACGACAAATTCCACGACGCGGCATTGGCCACGCACCAAAAGCCATTACAGGAGAAATCGAGATTGCATCAGGAACTTGAAAAGTATTTTCTCACCTCGCCTGACCGTCGTTTGATTCTTTCCATCGACCGCCTCGATTACACCAAAGGAATCCCCAACCGGTTGAAAGCGTTTGCCCGTTTTCTGGAAAAATATACGGAATTTCGTTACAAAGTAACGCTGGTCATGTTGGCCGTCCCTTCCCGCGGACAGGTTGATCATTACCAGCAGCTGAAGAAAGAGGTGGACGAATTGGTTGGTAGTATCAACGGACTTTACGGGAGTATCAACTATACACCTGTTTGGTATTTCTATCGCTCGCTGCCATTTGAGAACCTTATCGAACTTTACAGCTCCTGCGATGTGGCGCTGATTACTCCGGTTCGCGATGGCATGAACCTGGTGGCGAAGGAATATGTAGCCTCCCGGACCAACAAGAGCGGCGTTATCATTCTTAGTGAAATGGCCGGCGTTGCCAAAGAGATGGGCGAAGCCATCATTATTAACCCGAACGACGAGAACGATATGGCCGAAAGCATTTACCAGGCCCTCACCATGCCGCTGGACGAGCAGCGCGAGCGAATGAGCTACCTGCAGGATCGCATAAAACGATACGATATTTTCAAATGGGCCCATGAATTCGTAAAATCGCTGAACATTGCCAGGGACATTCAATCCGACTTTTTGGCAAAACGAATTAATCCAAAAATCCAGGAACAGCTGGTTGCCGATTATGCGAAAGCACAGAATCGGGCCATCTTCCTCGACTACGATGGCACCCTGACCAGTTTCCGGAAAAATCCGCAGGATGCTTCACCCGATGAAGAACTGCACAAATTGCTCAAGCAGTTGGAAAAAGATGAACACAACGACGTCACCCTAATCAGCGGCCGCGATCGTGCGACGCTGGAGAAATGGATGGATGGACACAAAGTCAATCTCATCTGTGAGCATGGCGTTTGGGTAAAAAATTTCGGCGGTACATGGGAAACGCTGACCAACATCAGTAACTCGTGGATGGATATGGTCCGCCCGATATTGGAAAACTTTGTTGACAGGACACCCGGCTCATTCATCGAAGAGAAAAATTATTCCCTCGTATGGCATTATCGCAAAGCTGAACAGGAACAAGGTGAGTTGCGTGCCAACGAACTAAAAGACGAGCTGACCAACCTGGTTTCGAATCACAATCTCGAAATCATGGAAGGGAACAAAGTGATCGAAGTGAAAAACGGTGGTATCAATAAGGGAGTGGCTGCACTCGATTTCCTTCACAATAAGAATTATGATTATGTATTGGCCATGGGAGACGACTGGACTGATGAATACATGTTCCGGGAACTTCCGCGCGATGCTATAACTATCAAAGTTGGATTAAAACACACCAGCGCTACCTACAATCTCGAATCGGTTAAAACGGTAAGAGCGTTTCTTGCGAGCCTGGCAAAAATATAG